The following are encoded in a window of Alphaproteobacteria bacterium genomic DNA:
- the plsX gene encoding phosphate acyltransferase PlsX, protein MGSAPRIAIDAMGGDAGAAVMIAGAALAHERRDDLSFLLFGDEAAIRGELANRPALAAVSDVVHCADVISGDDKPSQAIRRAKTTSMGRAIAAVKEGEAHACVSGGNTGALMAMAKLALRTMPGIHRPALAALLPTLGDNDVVMLDLGANTECDADNLVQFAVMGAVYAQVVLELDRPRVQLLNIGTEELKGTDELKAAAAILRGSEHLHMRFDGFIEGDKLSRGDVDVIVTDGFSGNIALKSLEGTARFVTDLLRRAFTSSVRSKIGFLISRPATELLRHHLDPNNHNGAVFLGLNGLVVKSHGSATDRGAANAIRVAARMVREDLTRKISEDLANISARSAELAAAK, encoded by the coding sequence GTGGGGAGCGCGCCGCGGATCGCAATCGACGCGATGGGTGGCGATGCCGGCGCCGCGGTGATGATCGCCGGCGCCGCGCTCGCCCATGAGCGCCGCGACGACCTTTCCTTCCTGCTGTTCGGCGACGAGGCGGCGATTCGCGGCGAGCTCGCGAACCGCCCGGCGCTCGCCGCGGTCTCCGACGTCGTCCACTGCGCCGACGTCATCTCCGGCGACGACAAGCCGAGCCAGGCGATCCGCCGCGCCAAGACGACCTCCATGGGCCGGGCGATCGCCGCGGTGAAGGAGGGCGAGGCCCATGCCTGCGTCTCCGGCGGCAATACCGGGGCGCTGATGGCCATGGCCAAGCTCGCGCTCCGCACCATGCCCGGAATCCACCGCCCGGCGCTCGCCGCCTTGCTTCCGACGCTGGGCGACAACGACGTCGTCATGCTCGATCTCGGCGCCAACACCGAATGCGACGCGGACAACCTCGTCCAGTTCGCGGTGATGGGCGCGGTCTACGCCCAGGTCGTGCTCGAGCTCGATCGGCCGCGGGTGCAGCTTTTGAACATCGGCACCGAGGAATTGAAGGGCACGGACGAGCTCAAGGCGGCCGCGGCGATCCTTCGCGGCTCCGAGCATCTCCACATGCGCTTCGACGGCTTCATCGAGGGCGACAAGCTGTCGCGCGGCGACGTCGACGTGATCGTCACGGACGGCTTCTCCGGCAATATCGCGCTCAAGTCGCTGGAGGGCACGGCGCGCTTCGTGACCGACCTTCTGCGGCGCGCCTTCACCTCCTCGGTGCGCTCGAAGATCGGATTCCTGATCTCGCGCCCGGCGACCGAGCTGCTTCGCCACCATCTCGATCCCAACAACCACAACGGCGCGGTCTTCCTCGGCCTCAACGGGCTCGTCGTGAAGAGCCACGGAAGCGCGACCGACCGCGGCGCGGCCAATGCGATCCGGGTCGCGGCGCGGATGGTGCGCGAGGATCTGACCCGCAAGATCTCCGAGGACCTCGCCAACATCTCCGCCCGAAGCGCCGAGCTGGCAGCCGCGAAATGA
- a CDS encoding MAPEG family protein: protein MILPITMTLAGASALLTIWLAARVSRVRRQYKVSVGDGGNEALLRRIRAHGNYIETMPLTIILVGLIELAGGDGRILWAAAILYILSRILHAFGMDGDHRLRLRVIGMSGSTLVLVGLAGWSLSYAYRQPPAASVHEMRIGPGRTASR from the coding sequence ATGATCCTGCCGATCACGATGACGCTCGCGGGCGCGTCCGCATTGCTCACCATCTGGCTCGCAGCGCGGGTCTCGCGCGTGCGGCGTCAGTATAAGGTCAGCGTCGGCGACGGCGGCAACGAGGCGCTCCTTCGCCGAATCCGCGCCCACGGCAATTATATCGAAACGATGCCGCTCACGATCATCCTCGTCGGCCTGATCGAGCTTGCCGGCGGCGACGGGCGGATCCTGTGGGCGGCGGCGATCCTCTACATCCTCTCCCGGATCCTGCACGCCTTCGGAATGGACGGCGATCACCGCCTGCGCCTGCGCGTGATCGGCATGTCGGGAAGCACGCTCGTCCTCGTCGGCCTCGCCGGCTGGTCCTTGTCCTACGCCTACCGCCAGCCGCCCGCGGCCTCGGTCCACGAGATGCGGATCGGCCCCGGCCGGACGGCGTCGCGCTAG
- a CDS encoding Uma2 family endonuclease, with protein sequence MTEIRPISVPRPLKLTLDDFALLHEAGAFDAYSKVELIEGVLYAMTPQQTRHAYAKTKLAFRLYAMLESLGSEMIPLVEGTVAMPPRSAPEPDIAVGRFEPGASGYMPLSAISLVIEVSDTSLRYDLGKKRQLYARHNVAEYWVVDLRGARIHQFWSPAAGQYGESREVSLGHPVESLTIPGLAVETDNLI encoded by the coding sequence ATGACCGAGATCAGGCCCATCAGCGTGCCCCGTCCGCTCAAGCTGACGCTCGACGATTTCGCGCTGCTTCATGAGGCAGGGGCCTTCGATGCCTACAGCAAGGTGGAGCTGATAGAGGGGGTGCTCTACGCGATGACTCCGCAACAGACGCGCCACGCCTACGCCAAGACGAAGCTCGCTTTTCGTCTCTATGCGATGCTGGAGTCGCTCGGCTCGGAAATGATTCCGCTCGTTGAAGGCACGGTGGCGATGCCGCCGCGAAGTGCGCCCGAACCCGATATCGCCGTGGGCAGGTTCGAACCGGGCGCCAGCGGATATATGCCGCTCTCGGCCATTTCCCTGGTAATCGAAGTCTCCGATACCTCCTTGCGCTATGATCTCGGCAAAAAGAGGCAGCTCTATGCTCGGCACAACGTGGCCGAATATTGGGTGGTCGATCTGCGTGGCGCGCGCATTCACCAATTCTGGTCGCCGGCGGCTGGGCAATATGGCGAGAGCCGCGAGGTCTCTCTTGGCCACCCGGTGGAGAGCCTCACCATCCCCGGGCTCGCGGTTGAGACCGACAATCTGATCTAA
- a CDS encoding ketoacyl-ACP synthase III: protein MRRSTIVGTGSALPPRRVTNQELVERVDTTHEWIVERTGIEARHIAADGETTATLATEAAKKALAAAGIEPQQIGLIVLATATPDQTFPASATIVQTALGIDDCIAFDVAAVCTGFLYALSVADNMVKGGMADYALVIGSETFSRILDWEDRATCVLFGDGAGAVVLKAAEGADVGILATRLHADGRHNDLLFVDGGVSTTGTVGKLRMKGKEVFRHAVVNLAAVLGETLEAAGHRVEEIDWVVPHQANKRILDATARKLGLDPAKVVVTVDQHANTSAASVPLALDTAVRDGRIRKGDLIMLEAMGGGFTWGAALVRY, encoded by the coding sequence ATGAGGCGCTCGACGATCGTCGGCACGGGCTCTGCGCTACCGCCGCGCCGGGTGACCAACCAGGAGCTGGTCGAGCGCGTCGACACGACTCACGAATGGATCGTCGAGCGCACCGGAATCGAGGCCCGCCACATCGCCGCCGACGGCGAGACGACCGCGACTTTGGCGACCGAGGCGGCGAAGAAGGCGCTCGCGGCAGCGGGAATCGAGCCGCAACAGATCGGCCTGATCGTGCTGGCCACCGCGACTCCCGACCAGACCTTTCCCGCCAGCGCGACCATCGTCCAGACCGCGCTCGGAATCGACGATTGCATCGCCTTCGACGTCGCCGCCGTCTGCACCGGCTTCCTCTACGCGCTCTCGGTCGCCGACAATATGGTGAAGGGCGGGATGGCCGATTATGCGCTGGTGATCGGATCGGAGACGTTCAGCCGGATCCTCGACTGGGAGGATCGGGCGACCTGCGTCCTCTTCGGCGACGGCGCCGGCGCCGTGGTGCTGAAGGCCGCCGAAGGCGCTGACGTCGGAATCCTCGCGACCAGGCTCCACGCCGACGGGCGGCACAACGACCTGCTCTTCGTCGACGGCGGAGTCTCGACCACCGGAACGGTCGGAAAGCTCCGCATGAAGGGCAAGGAGGTCTTCCGTCACGCGGTCGTCAACCTCGCCGCGGTGCTCGGGGAGACGCTCGAAGCGGCCGGCCACCGGGTCGAGGAGATCGACTGGGTCGTGCCGCACCAGGCGAACAAGCGGATCCTCGACGCCACCGCACGGAAACTGGGGCTCGACCCCGCCAAGGTGGTGGTCACCGTCGACCAGCACGCCAATACCTCCGCGGCCTCGGTACCGCTGGCGCTCGACACCGCGGTCCGCGACGGGCGGATCAGGAAGGGCGACCTCATCATGCTCGAGGCGATGGGCGGCGGCTTCACCTGGGGCGCGGCCTTGGTGCGCTATTAG
- a CDS encoding ATP-dependent DNA helicase: protein MASLPYPALHATHGGIWIAWGDGRTEAVGRGQAIARAAETPMIMLNAPLVGSRLGYPDLSGLDLLELYAFVHPARFAVPTPRGIAHALGLAEPQGDDQAADFLRGAATALLATLETNWPERAGAWASAQALHRLRWPWAAAVAPRLKRPERDEPWLFSKLPEWEEGGGRPQPRAIRIDLAETSDRLEQLVGEGAEARQGQRDYAAAAAAVFAPRAQEDRPNILLAEAGTGIGKTLGYLAPASLWAEKADGAVWISTFTKALQRQLDREGARLFPDAAQRKAKIVVRKGRENYLCLLNLEDALQGGFAGRAAILAQLVARWAAYSKDGDMVGGDLPGWLTSLFRRAGATALTDRRGECVYAGCPHYRRCFIERASRASQDADLVIANHALVMVNAARGREEGRAPTRIVFDEGHHLFDAADSTFAAAFTGQEAIELRRWIVGPEGKSRGRRRGLSARLMDVASYDEAGSLALDTAVQMAGALPGDSWLQRIAEGQPFGPIEALLAAVRGSVYARATAQDAGYGLETELAEPDPALVEAAAPALEALESLLRPLVALGKRLEAVIEDAPDWLDPQARARVEGAIGGLAWRVQTLQAWIALTARIGGPADPDFVDWLAVERVEGREYDLGLHRHWLDPTRPLAEAVLKPAHGVLVTSATLRGGESDWAAAEARTGARHLGNAAGRFEAASPFDYAANSEVLVVTDVKKGDLPSLAGAYARLIEAAEGGTLGLFTAIQRLKAVNARIADRLARAGLPLYAQHVDPIDTGTLVDIFRDDPHASLLGTDALRDGVDVPGHSLRLVVMEGVPWPRPDVLHAARRAANGGTAYDDRVVRARLAQAFGRLIRRQVDRGLFVLLSAATPSRLLTAFPPGVRVTRLPLAEAVDRVRARLSSGGTLGHESLGDIAERIE from the coding sequence ATGGCCTCGCTCCCTTATCCCGCGCTTCACGCGACCCATGGCGGCATCTGGATCGCCTGGGGCGACGGGCGCACGGAAGCGGTCGGCCGCGGCCAGGCGATCGCCCGCGCGGCGGAAACGCCGATGATCATGCTCAACGCGCCGCTCGTCGGCAGCCGGCTCGGCTATCCCGATCTGTCGGGCCTCGACCTGCTCGAGCTCTACGCCTTCGTCCACCCGGCGCGCTTCGCGGTTCCGACGCCCCGGGGCATCGCCCACGCCCTCGGCCTCGCCGAGCCGCAGGGCGACGACCAGGCGGCTGACTTCCTGCGCGGGGCCGCTACGGCCCTTCTCGCCACGCTGGAGACGAACTGGCCGGAGCGCGCCGGCGCCTGGGCCTCGGCGCAGGCCCTCCATCGCCTGCGCTGGCCGTGGGCCGCCGCCGTCGCCCCGCGGCTCAAGAGACCGGAGCGGGACGAGCCATGGCTCTTCTCGAAATTGCCCGAATGGGAGGAAGGCGGCGGCCGCCCGCAACCGCGAGCGATTCGAATCGACCTCGCCGAAACCTCGGACCGGCTCGAACAACTGGTCGGCGAGGGCGCCGAGGCGCGTCAGGGCCAGCGCGATTACGCCGCCGCCGCCGCCGCCGTCTTCGCCCCCCGGGCGCAGGAGGACCGGCCCAACATCCTCCTCGCCGAAGCCGGCACCGGGATCGGCAAGACATTGGGCTATCTCGCCCCCGCCTCGCTCTGGGCCGAGAAGGCCGACGGCGCGGTGTGGATCTCGACCTTCACCAAGGCGCTCCAGCGCCAGCTCGACCGCGAGGGCGCCCGCCTCTTCCCCGACGCCGCCCAGCGCAAGGCGAAGATCGTCGTGCGCAAGGGCCGCGAGAATTATCTCTGCCTGCTCAATCTGGAGGACGCGCTTCAGGGCGGCTTCGCCGGCCGCGCGGCGATCCTCGCCCAGCTCGTCGCCCGCTGGGCCGCCTACAGCAAGGACGGCGACATGGTCGGCGGCGACCTTCCGGGCTGGCTGACCTCGCTCTTCCGCCGCGCCGGCGCGACGGCTCTGACCGACCGGCGCGGCGAATGCGTCTATGCCGGCTGCCCGCACTATCGCCGCTGCTTCATCGAGCGCGCCTCGCGGGCGAGCCAGGACGCCGACCTGGTCATCGCCAACCACGCGCTGGTCATGGTCAACGCCGCGCGCGGCCGCGAGGAGGGACGGGCGCCGACCCGGATCGTGTTCGACGAGGGCCATCATCTGTTCGACGCCGCCGATTCGACCTTCGCCGCCGCCTTCACCGGCCAGGAGGCGATCGAGCTTCGCCGCTGGATCGTCGGCCCGGAAGGGAAGAGCCGAGGCCGCCGCCGGGGCCTCTCGGCCCGCCTGATGGACGTCGCCTCCTATGACGAGGCCGGATCGCTCGCGCTCGACACCGCGGTGCAGATGGCCGGAGCGCTCCCCGGCGATTCCTGGCTTCAGCGGATCGCCGAGGGCCAGCCCTTCGGCCCGATCGAGGCCCTGCTCGCGGCGGTGCGCGGCTCGGTCTACGCCCGCGCCACCGCGCAGGACGCGGGCTACGGCCTGGAGACCGAGCTGGCCGAGCCCGATCCCGCTCTGGTCGAGGCCGCCGCGCCCGCGCTCGAGGCGCTCGAATCCCTGCTCCGCCCCCTGGTCGCGCTCGGCAAGAGGCTCGAGGCGGTGATCGAGGACGCCCCCGACTGGCTCGATCCGCAGGCCCGCGCCCGGGTCGAAGGCGCCATCGGCGGCCTCGCCTGGCGGGTTCAGACGCTCCAGGCCTGGATCGCGCTGACGGCTCGGATCGGCGGCCCGGCCGATCCCGATTTCGTAGACTGGCTCGCGGTCGAGCGGGTCGAGGGGCGCGAATATGATCTCGGCCTCCACCGTCATTGGCTCGATCCCACCCGCCCGCTCGCCGAGGCGGTGCTCAAGCCCGCCCACGGCGTGCTCGTCACTTCCGCGACCCTGCGCGGCGGCGAGAGCGACTGGGCCGCCGCCGAGGCGCGCACCGGCGCGCGCCACCTCGGCAATGCCGCCGGCCGCTTCGAGGCGGCGAGCCCGTTCGATTATGCCGCCAATTCGGAGGTGCTGGTCGTCACCGACGTCAAAAAGGGCGATCTGCCCTCTTTGGCCGGCGCCTATGCCCGGCTGATCGAGGCGGCCGAGGGCGGAACGCTCGGCCTGTTCACCGCCATCCAGCGGCTCAAGGCCGTCAACGCCCGAATCGCCGACCGCCTGGCGCGCGCGGGCCTTCCGCTCTACGCCCAGCACGTCGATCCGATCGACACCGGCACGTTGGTCGACATCTTCCGCGACGATCCGCATGCGAGCCTGCTCGGCACGGACGCGCTTCGCGACGGAGTCGACGTGCCCGGCCATTCGCTTCGGCTGGTGGTGATGGAGGGCGTTCCCTGGCCCCGGCCCGACGTGCTTCATGCCGCTCGGCGGGCGGCGAACGGCGGCACCGCCTATGACGACCGGGTGGTGCGCGCCCGCCTCGCCCAGGCGTTCGGCCGGCTGATCCGCCGGCAGGTCGATCGCGGCCTGTTCGTTCTCCTCTCCGCGGCGACTCCGAGCCGCCTGCTCACCGCCTTCCCGCCCGGCGTTCGCGTGACCCGCCTGCCGCTCGCCGAAGCGGTCGATCGGGTGCGCGCCCGGCTTTCCAGCGGCGGCACGCTCGGGCATGAAAGCCTTGGAGATATTGCCGAAAGAATCGAATGA
- a CDS encoding integration host factor subunit alpha, which produces MADAGTIRKPSVGTLTRADLADIVHREIGLSRAESAGIVEGILHHMCASLADGQNVKISGFGSFILRDKGERVGRNPKTGVEVPIAPRRVLTFRASQIMRERIARAG; this is translated from the coding sequence ATGGCCGACGCAGGTACGATAAGGAAGCCGTCCGTGGGCACACTCACCCGAGCCGACCTCGCCGACATCGTCCATCGCGAGATCGGACTGTCGCGCGCCGAATCGGCGGGCATCGTCGAGGGCATTCTCCACCATATGTGCGCCTCGCTGGCCGATGGGCAGAACGTCAAGATTTCCGGCTTCGGAAGCTTCATCCTGCGCGACAAGGGCGAGCGGGTCGGGCGCAATCCCAAGACCGGGGTCGAGGTGCCGATCGCGCCGCGCCGAGTGCTCACCTTCCGCGCCAGCCAGATCATGCGCGAGCGGATCGCCCGCGCCGGATAA
- a CDS encoding type II toxin-antitoxin system HicB family antitoxin, with amino-acid sequence MSAQDYEIRIRPLSNEEGGGYLATVPELPGCKSDGETPQEALENVLDAISCWIEAAREMGRTIPPPRRLVA; translated from the coding sequence ATGAGCGCGCAGGATTACGAAATTCGCATTCGCCCGTTATCGAATGAAGAGGGCGGCGGTTACCTGGCTACCGTGCCGGAGCTGCCCGGCTGCAAATCCGACGGCGAGACTCCGCAAGAGGCCCTCGAAAACGTCCTCGACGCGATCAGCTGCTGGATCGAGGCAGCGCGGGAGATGGGCAGGACCATTCCGCCGCCGCGGCGGCTCGTCGCCTGA
- the rpmF gene encoding 50S ribosomal protein L32 yields the protein MAVPKRKTSPSKRNMRRSHDALKNPQFQECPNCGELRLPHNVCASCGHYKGREILSEKA from the coding sequence ATGGCCGTCCCCAAGAGAAAAACATCGCCGTCCAAGCGCAACATGCGCCGCAGCCACGACGCTCTCAAAAACCCGCAATTTCAGGAGTGCCCGAATTGCGGCGAGCTTCGCCTGCCGCACAACGTCTGCGCCAGCTGCGGCCATTACAAGGGCCGTGAAATCCTCTCCGAGAAGGCGTAG
- a CDS encoding histidine phosphatase family protein has protein sequence MKLLSLLRHAKSDWHDSSLTDFARPLNGRGREAARRMGREMRTLGLAWDRILASPAARVTETLAGLEESLGSLQVHYDERIYLASTETLLQIVREAGEPHRSLLLVGHNPGMERLALLLSRGGKLHDEVAERYPTGALAEIALPIEHWRDAGDGAGTLERFLRPRDLR, from the coding sequence ATGAAGCTGCTCAGCCTGCTGCGTCACGCCAAGTCCGACTGGCACGATTCCTCGCTGACCGATTTCGCCCGGCCGTTGAACGGCAGGGGCCGCGAGGCGGCGCGGCGGATGGGGCGCGAGATGCGCACGCTCGGCCTCGCCTGGGATCGCATCCTCGCCTCCCCCGCCGCCCGGGTGACCGAAACTCTCGCCGGCCTCGAAGAGAGCCTGGGCTCCCTCCAGGTCCATTATGACGAGCGCATCTACCTCGCCTCGACCGAAACCCTGCTGCAGATCGTCCGCGAGGCCGGGGAACCGCACCGCAGCCTGCTCCTCGTCGGCCACAATCCGGGCATGGAGCGCCTCGCCTTGCTGCTCAGCCGCGGCGGCAAGCTCCACGACGAGGTCGCCGAAAGATATCCGACGGGGGCGCTGGCGGAGATCGCGCTACCGATCGAGCATTGGCGCGACGCGGGCGACGGGGCGGGAACGCTGGAGCGGTTTCTAAGGCCGAGGGACCTTCGGTGA
- a CDS encoding class I SAM-dependent methyltransferase: MELTRREALAAAFVPLLPAAPTPSYAAAAEPDYDVPYVPTPPELVEAMLDLAGVARGDYLIDLGCGDGRIAIAAARRGARALGVDIDPSRIEAANLALSLANLEGANVRFRRQDLFATPIREASVIALYLLPAINLRLRPRLLTELRPGARIVSHAFDMGEWRPEAEERHDGRRILLWRVPAVAGGRWALREADGTAWALDLDQRFQDVTGTMSGQGRVVEVEGTLTGTALAFTAGDRRFEGVVGGASMEGEGWRATRAQ; this comes from the coding sequence ATGGAGCTGACCCGCCGCGAAGCGCTCGCCGCCGCCTTTGTGCCGCTCCTCCCGGCCGCGCCCACGCCCAGCTACGCCGCGGCCGCCGAGCCCGACTATGACGTCCCCTACGTCCCCACCCCGCCCGAACTGGTCGAGGCCATGCTCGATCTCGCCGGCGTGGCGCGCGGCGACTATCTCATCGACCTCGGCTGCGGCGACGGGAGGATCGCCATCGCCGCCGCCCGCCGCGGCGCCCGCGCCCTCGGAGTCGACATCGATCCCTCGCGCATCGAGGCCGCCAACCTCGCCCTCAGCCTCGCCAATCTCGAAGGCGCCAACGTCCGCTTCCGCCGCCAGGACCTCTTCGCCACCCCGATCCGCGAGGCGAGCGTCATCGCCCTCTACCTCCTGCCGGCCATCAACCTGCGCTTGCGCCCGCGCCTCCTCACCGAGCTTCGCCCCGGCGCCCGGATCGTCTCCCACGCCTTCGACATGGGCGAATGGCGCCCCGAGGCCGAAGAGCGCCACGACGGCCGCCGCATCCTGCTCTGGCGGGTTCCCGCGGTGGCCGGCGGACGCTGGGCGCTGCGCGAGGCGGACGGCACGGCCTGGGCGCTGGATCTCGACCAGCGCTTCCAGGACGTGACGGGGACGATGAGCGGGCAAGGGCGGGTGGTGGAGGTGGAAGGCACCCTGACGGGAACCGCCCTCGCCTTCACCGCCGGCGATCGCCGCTTCGAGGGTGTGGTCGGCGGCGCCAGCATGGAGGGCGAAGGCTGGCGCGCCACCCGCGCCCAATAA
- a CDS encoding addiction module toxin, HicA family → MARGEKLLERMRANHRDWRIEDVIAVCAAFGIACTAPRKGSHYKVKHGSQADILTIPAHRPIKPVYVADLVRFVDAVMARGSG, encoded by the coding sequence ATGGCGCGAGGGGAAAAGCTGTTAGAGCGCATGCGCGCGAATCACCGCGATTGGCGGATCGAGGATGTCATCGCGGTCTGCGCGGCCTTCGGCATTGCTTGCACGGCACCGCGAAAAGGGTCACATTACAAGGTGAAGCATGGAAGCCAGGCGGATATCCTGACCATTCCCGCCCATCGGCCAATCAAGCCGGTCTATGTCGCCGATCTGGTCAGGTTCGTCGACGCCGTCATGGCAAGAGGGAGCGGATGA
- a CDS encoding MBL fold metallo-hydrolase: MAPNPPMKVAILPVTPLQQNCCLIWCTATMRGAFTDPGGDLDRLKAAAAQHQVTIEKILLTHGHIDHCGSAKILADELGVKIEGPHEDDRFWIARLEDDGRNYGITGKSFESDRWLVDGDRVTVGELTLDVYHCPGHTPGHVVFHHPPSKLAIVGDVLFQGSIGRTDFPMGNHQDLIDAITSRLWPLGDDTAFVPGHGPMSTFGRERQTNPFVADRVLARG, encoded by the coding sequence ATGGCTCCCAACCCGCCGATGAAGGTCGCGATCCTGCCCGTCACGCCGCTGCAGCAGAATTGCTGCCTGATCTGGTGCACCGCGACGATGCGCGGCGCCTTCACCGATCCGGGCGGCGACCTCGACCGGCTCAAGGCGGCGGCGGCGCAGCACCAAGTCACGATCGAGAAGATCCTGCTGACCCACGGCCATATCGACCATTGCGGTTCGGCCAAGATCCTCGCCGACGAGCTCGGCGTGAAGATCGAGGGGCCGCACGAGGACGACCGCTTCTGGATCGCCAGGCTCGAGGATGACGGGCGCAATTACGGGATTACGGGGAAGAGCTTCGAAAGCGACCGCTGGCTGGTCGACGGGGACCGGGTGACGGTCGGCGAGCTCACGCTCGACGTCTATCACTGCCCGGGGCACACGCCGGGGCACGTCGTCTTCCACCACCCGCCGTCCAAGCTGGCGATCGTCGGCGACGTCCTGTTCCAGGGCTCGATCGGGCGGACCGACTTTCCGATGGGCAACCACCAGGATCTGATCGACGCGATCACCTCGCGCCTGTGGCCGCTCGGCGACGACACGGCGTTCGTGCCGGGCCACGGGCCGATGTCGACCTTCGGGCGCGAGCGGCAGACCAACCCGTTCGTCGCCGACCGGGTGCTGGCGCGGGGCTGA
- a CDS encoding MerR family transcriptional regulator — MAQPSRKSDLAFRTIGELAADLGVPQHILRYWETRFPQLKPLQRAGNRRYYRPDDVALAKRIHRLLNQEGYTIRGVQQVLRKGDAEEAPEVMSAAALAPASAAQVPALAIGELRAIRDLLVDALAESGG, encoded by the coding sequence ATGGCGCAGCCCAGCCGCAAGAGCGACCTCGCCTTCCGAACGATCGGGGAGCTTGCGGCCGACCTCGGAGTCCCGCAGCACATATTGCGCTATTGGGAGACCCGCTTTCCCCAACTGAAGCCGCTGCAGCGCGCCGGCAACCGCCGCTACTACCGCCCCGACGACGTCGCGCTGGCCAAGCGAATCCACCGCCTGCTCAACCAGGAAGGCTATACGATCCGCGGCGTGCAGCAGGTGCTGCGCAAGGGGGATGCGGAGGAGGCCCCCGAGGTGATGTCCGCTGCAGCGCTGGCGCCGGCGTCCGCCGCGCAGGTCCCGGCGCTTGCCATCGGGGAGCTGCGCGCCATCCGCGACCTGCTCGTAGACGCGCTGGCGGAGAGCGGCGGCTAG